Genomic segment of Nitrospirota bacterium:
AGACTGGCTATTTGGCGGTATATGGAAGCTACAAGGAAAGTCGAATACTTTTGGATTCCAGTCGAAGCGAAGTCTTAATGTTTTAATAAAGATTGGTCTACCAGAGATGTTCTGGATTAAGAAATAACCGTTTGCTTGTTCCCCCGAAGAAAAAGTTCCTTTATTCCAAGAACAATTTAGTATCCATAATGGTATAGGCGATTTAGTTGCATTTACAAACATCTACCTCACCTCCAACTCCCCAATCCAGGTGCTTTCTCCGCCCTGATCATCCTGAACACGACAGGCGATTTTCTTTTTGCCTGCTTTTTCAAACTTAAAGGGAACGGCAAGTACCGGCTCTTTGTTTTTCCCTCTTATGAAGGAAAAGCCTGGAGTTGAACTAAAACGGCTTCTGTAATCAAAGTCCCACTGGACATTGATTATCTTTCCTTCAGGGTTGAGGCTGAGTGATTCAGCCACATCAAACTGATAGGTAAGCGGTGCAAGACGTTTTATGCCGACCCTTATCTCCGGCGGTTGAACAAAAGTTAAGAGGTTATCATAATCTGGGTGTTTTTCCGCCACATGCCTTCTGAATTCAGGCGATTCTATATTCACCATCTCAAGCCTTACGAAATCAAGCCTGACATTCTCCCTTGCAGCAAGCTTTTCGGCTGCCTGTTTTGCAAGTCTTGAGAAGTTCCATGCAAGCATAATTCCGTGATTTCTCTTTCTCTCTGTCAGGATTGCCTTTGCAAATTCAACAACCTCGTCTTTATCAAGCTTTGATTTATAATCAGGACTTCCCACATAGATAGGCACTCCGCCCTTAATGCCGTGAATGTATTTGCTTCCGGTGTTGTCCACCCTTCCATTATACGCCTTTATCACAAACTCCCTGAACTGTTCAGGCTTTAGGCTCCCAAGCCCCGGCACTTCATAAATACCCCAGTGTTCAATTATAAAGTCAGGCACAGGGAAAAGCTTTCCGATTTTCTCTTCCACGAGCCTTGTAATTCTATCTGCTGTGATAGCAACTGCAATCCTTGATTGATCAGAACCGATCCATCGACGGTTAAGCCTCTGTGCAACTACTAAGGTTGTCCCTCCGCCGCAGAAAAAGTCAGCAACAACATCACCTTCATTAGAAGATGCTTTTATAATACGTTCAAGTAAAATTTCTGGCTTTTGGGTCGGATAACCTATTCTTTCTTTTCCTATTGGTCCAATCTGCGGAATTTCCCAAACATCACTCAACTTAACACCTTCCTCATCCATATATACTTTATATGGTTCAATATTACGACCTCTTTTCCAATAAAATCGTCGACCTTCCTCATCAACTTCCCATTTATGATACTTTAGTGTGGTTTCTTGATAACTTTCTTTCAATTGATTAAAAATATAATCATTAGTTTTTGTATATCTTAGAATTATATTGTGCATTTTTTGAAAATCATTGGTAGTTCCTGTATATCTTTTGTAACACCATACAATTTCATTCCGAAAATTATCACTACCAAAAATTTTATC
This window contains:
- a CDS encoding site-specific DNA-methyltransferase translates to MDSKVYDYGFQPVEVEIPKQEEFYKLPRRFGSVPVDEAPLGWETVVKPAEVKITKFENVYPRISLPFQEVDRVSFGYSDLPLDTEKHHPDLFPKGANRLFFGDNLHVMRQLPSNSIDLIYIDPPFFSGRNYNILFGDKNEVRSFTDIWEGGMPGYLIWLNARLYEMKRLLKLTGSIYVHLDWHASHYIKVEMDKIFGSDNFRNEIVWCYKRYTGTTNDFQKMHNIILRYTKTNDYIFNQLKESYQETTLKYHKWEVDEEGRRFYWKRGRNIEPYKVYMDEEGVKLSDVWEIPQIGPIGKERIGYPTQKPEILLERIIKASSNEGDVVADFFCGGGTTLVVAQRLNRRWIGSDQSRIAVAITADRITRLVEEKIGKLFPVPDFIIEHWGIYEVPGLGSLKPEQFREFVIKAYNGRVDNTGSKYIHGIKGGVPIYVGSPDYKSKLDKDEVVEFAKAILTERKRNHGIMLAWNFSRLAKQAAEKLAARENVRLDFVRLEMVNIESPEFRRHVAEKHPDYDNLLTFVQPPEIRVGIKRLAPLTYQFDVAESLSLNPEGKIINVQWDFDYRSRFSSTPGFSFIRGKNKEPVLAVPFKFEKAGKKKIACRVQDDQGGESTWIGELEVR